One Bacillus sp. 1780r2a1 DNA segment encodes these proteins:
- a CDS encoding spore germination protein, translating into MITKISSFQFFCLIVLFELGSALLLEIGSGAGRHAWIAILMGGLLGCVLYLAYLKLYHYYPNLTLTELIQSVWGKYVGWIVALIYVLYFMYMAARILRDFTDLLIITSYRNTSSVVVAALMVAVSVYAVNQGIQTIGRVALTSIGMLVTIFFLLHLFEIIGGIEQIDNIRPIYPRDWMPIFTTVFPKVLTIPFGEMITFAMLFPFVSKQRNLKKVGVYGIIVSASYLAFSSITNIMILDEETVAESTFPLLSAISLINIANFITRLESLIVITLVTLGLYKLIIFFYCAVRGATDLFKKKKMKHFILPIALLILILSFAIAPNHIEHLYIGLEIVPYYVHLPLQIIIPILLLVTAIIKAKYIVHKK; encoded by the coding sequence ATGATAACTAAAATAAGTAGTTTTCAATTCTTTTGCCTTATCGTACTATTTGAGCTGGGGAGTGCCCTTTTATTGGAGATAGGGAGCGGAGCAGGTAGACATGCATGGATTGCCATTCTAATGGGAGGGTTATTAGGCTGTGTACTTTACTTAGCTTATCTTAAGCTTTATCACTACTATCCAAACCTTACTCTTACTGAGTTAATTCAGTCAGTCTGGGGAAAATATGTTGGCTGGATAGTTGCGCTTATTTATGTACTTTATTTTATGTACATGGCAGCACGTATTCTTCGCGACTTTACAGACCTTTTAATCATCACTTCATATCGTAATACATCTTCAGTAGTAGTTGCTGCACTTATGGTTGCTGTTAGCGTTTATGCAGTAAATCAAGGTATTCAGACAATTGGACGAGTTGCGCTTACGAGTATTGGGATGCTTGTTACTATTTTTTTTCTTTTGCACTTATTTGAAATTATTGGGGGGATTGAACAAATAGATAATATAAGGCCCATCTACCCGAGAGATTGGATGCCGATCTTCACAACCGTTTTTCCAAAGGTACTGACAATTCCGTTTGGAGAAATGATTACGTTTGCAATGCTGTTTCCTTTTGTTAGTAAACAAAGGAATCTCAAAAAGGTAGGAGTGTACGGAATTATTGTAAGTGCTAGTTATTTGGCCTTTTCATCCATAACGAATATCATGATTTTAGATGAAGAAACGGTTGCAGAATCGACTTTTCCTTTATTGTCAGCTATTTCTCTTATTAACATAGCAAACTTTATCACACGTTTAGAATCCTTAATTGTGATTACGCTAGTAACCCTTGGTTTATATAAGCTAATTATTTTTTTCTATTGTGCTGTTCGAGGAGCTACAGATCTTTTTAAAAAGAAAAAAATGAAGCATTTCATTTTGCCAATAGCCTTACTGATTTTAATTTTGTCTTTTGCTATTGCACCAAATCACATTGAACATTTGTATATAGGCCTAGAAATAGTTCCTTACTATGTACATTTGCCACTTCAGATTATTATTCCCATTCTCCTATTAGTGACTGCAATAATTAAAGCAAAGTACATAGTACATAAAAAGTAA
- a CDS encoding AzlD domain-containing protein yields MSLDLSTLLIILGCALVTFIPRVVPFAIVRNMTLPEPVLKWLSYIPVCILTALVVENFTVQTENALQINWEVIIVIIPTIFIGIRSKSLSVTVLSGVALMAAVRFIMG; encoded by the coding sequence ATGAGTCTGGATTTATCAACGCTACTGATTATTTTAGGATGTGCACTTGTAACGTTTATTCCACGGGTTGTACCATTTGCAATTGTTCGAAACATGACGTTGCCAGAACCGGTTCTTAAGTGGCTTTCATATATTCCCGTTTGTATCTTAACCGCTTTGGTAGTAGAAAACTTCACCGTACAAACAGAAAATGCTCTTCAAATAAACTGGGAAGTTATCATTGTAATTATCCCAACAATTTTCATTGGGATTCGAAGCAAGAGCTTATCCGTTACGGTTTTAAGCGGAGTAGCCTTAATGGCCGCAGTTCGCTT
- a CDS encoding AzlC family ABC transporter permease, whose translation MITERAFVQSESAVPTFSQGIKDCIPTLLGYISIGIACGVVGVASKLSVLEVALLAIFVYAGAAQFIICALLVANSPASAIILTIFIVNLRHLLLCATLAPHFTRYSLIKNIGIGALITDESFGVAANKIAKGEHVTDRWMNGLNITAYLSWICACVVGALFGNVIADPEALGLDFALIAMFVALLVLQLQSLAPKKLRHSLTLIAYMTIAMITLSFFMPSHVAVIVSTIIVATIGVMTEK comes from the coding sequence GTGATTACAGAAAGAGCATTTGTTCAAAGTGAAAGTGCAGTTCCAACTTTTTCACAAGGAATTAAAGATTGTATTCCCACGCTATTAGGATACATAAGTATTGGCATTGCTTGTGGAGTAGTAGGAGTAGCTTCAAAGCTTAGTGTTTTAGAAGTAGCACTATTGGCAATATTTGTTTATGCAGGAGCGGCTCAGTTTATTATTTGTGCGCTGCTTGTCGCTAATAGTCCAGCATCAGCCATTATCTTAACTATTTTCATTGTGAATTTAAGGCACCTTTTATTATGTGCAACGCTCGCTCCACACTTTACGCGCTATTCATTGATAAAGAATATAGGTATTGGAGCTCTTATTACAGACGAATCATTTGGAGTTGCCGCTAATAAAATCGCAAAGGGTGAACATGTAACGGATCGTTGGATGAATGGCTTAAACATCACGGCATACCTTTCATGGATTTGTGCCTGTGTTGTGGGAGCGTTATTTGGAAACGTCATTGCAGATCCTGAAGCTTTAGGTCTTGATTTTGCTTTGATTGCTATGTTCGTTGCCCTGCTTGTTCTACAGCTGCAAAGTCTTGCTCCAAAAAAACTTAGACATTCTCTTACCCTAATCGCATACATGACTATTGCGATGATTACGCTATCGTTTTTTATGCCTTCGCACGTAGCCGTTATTGTGTCAACTATCATTGTTGCAACGATTGGAGTGATGACTGAAAAATGA
- a CDS encoding helix-turn-helix domain-containing protein, translating into MDHIQQTIAANLISIRKKRNLSLTQVSELTGVSKAMLAQIENGKSSPTVTTLWKIANGLQVSFSSFIQEQKAQVKKVQLKDLKPITDNEGSYVVYPFFPYHPEKKFEVYIVTLAPGCTHGAKSHLGEEYLLVKDGGLSVIIDGEEHVLTSGDALQFPGSSPHSYINRTEKEASFFLLMYYPEPQ; encoded by the coding sequence ATGGACCATATTCAACAAACGATTGCAGCTAACTTAATCAGCATTCGAAAAAAAAGAAATTTATCCCTCACACAAGTTTCTGAGCTAACAGGTGTCAGTAAAGCGATGCTCGCGCAAATTGAAAATGGAAAATCCAGCCCAACTGTCACGACGCTATGGAAGATTGCCAATGGCCTCCAAGTATCCTTTTCATCGTTTATTCAAGAGCAAAAAGCCCAGGTGAAAAAAGTTCAGCTAAAAGATCTTAAACCTATTACAGACAATGAAGGCAGCTACGTTGTTTATCCATTCTTTCCTTATCACCCTGAAAAAAAGTTTGAAGTATATATTGTGACGCTTGCTCCTGGCTGTACGCACGGAGCAAAATCTCACCTTGGAGAAGAATACCTGCTGGTAAAAGACGGAGGTCTGTCTGTTATAATAGATGGAGAAGAACACGTGCTAACATCGGGAGATGCGCTTCAATTTCCAGGCTCCTCACCTCATAGTTATATAAACCGAACGGAAAAAGAAGCGAGCTTTTTCTTGCTGATGTATTATCCAGAGCCACAATAA